One Triticum dicoccoides isolate Atlit2015 ecotype Zavitan chromosome 4B, WEW_v2.0, whole genome shotgun sequence genomic window carries:
- the LOC119295996 gene encoding uncharacterized protein LOC119295996: MATNSAPIIPAAPHLHRLRGRLLLPHARHRAGQRVVVVRAVSGDGGRGGGPSYLDMWKKAVDRERRSAELAYRLQASPPPAKAEAPQQADVERRTARFEEMLRVPREERDRVQRTQVIDRAAAALAAARAVLKEPPQSSPPPPPQPQKPAAATGVIGSGDVFGSRKAAKGPEDQGSGQRSVPVASQSAKVTNSGDSYPSKLGTPGPDFWSWLPPVDTSSEPRENNIVLKPSKKVDSFSGQPEMLMEKERSADFLSLPFVTSFFEKKEDRSLPPFQSFAEPENVDSEAKPVADAEEAFETQFSNNAAEAARALSTSDDKSSHGIDPDGSKWWKETGVEQRPDGVVCKWTVIRGVSADGSVEFEDKYWEASDRFDHKELGSEKSGRDARGNVWREYWKESMWQDFTSGLMHMEKSADKWGKNGKGEQWQEKWWEQYDSSGKAEKTADKWCSLDPNTPLDVGHAHVWHERWGETYDGSGGSVKYTDKWAERSEGDGWSKWGDKWDEHFDPNGHGVKQGETWWEGKYGDRWNRTWGEGHNGSGWVHKYGRSSSGEHWDTHEPQETWYERYPHFGFHHCFENSVQLLSVPRQPPKNFKPGK; encoded by the exons ATGGCGACCAACTCCGCCCCCATCATTCCCGCCGCTCCCCACCTCCATCGCTtgcgcggccgcctcctcctcccccatgCCCGACATCGAGCCGGGCAGCGTGTCGTCGTCGTCCGCGCGGTCTCGGGGGATGGGGGCCGAGGCGGGGGGCCGTCGTACCTGGACATGTGGAAGAAGGCGGTGGATCGTGAGAGGCGCTCAGCGGAGCTTGCGTACCGGCTGCAGGCGTCTCCGCCGCCTGCCAAGGCGGAGGCCCCCCAGCAGGCGGACGTGGAGCGGAGAACGGCGCGGTTCGAGGAGATGCTGCGGGTGCCGCGGGAGGAGCGCGACCGCGTGCAGCGCACCCAGGTCatcgaccgcgccgccgccgctctcgCCGCCGCGCGCGCTGTACTCAAGGAACCGCCGCAGtcctcgccaccgccgccgccgcagccgcagaAGCCGGCGGCGGCCACCGGAGTGATAGGGTCGGGCGACGTTTTTGGTTCGCGCAAGGCCGCAAAGGGGCCTGAGGATCAGGGCTCCGGGCAGAGGAGCGTACCGGTGGCGTCGCAGTCGGCAAAAG TGACAAACTCTGGGGATTCATATCCTTCCAAGCTTGGTACTCCTGGTCCGGATTTCTGGTCGTGGTTACCACCCGTGGACACCAGCAGTGAACCGAGAGAAAACAATATTGTTTTGAAACCATCAAAGAAAGTGGATTCCTTCTCCGGTCAGCCTGAGATGTTAATGGAAAAAGAACGGTCAGCAGACTTCTTATCCCTTCCGTTCGTGACCTCCTTCTTTGAGAAGAAGGAAGATCGATCTCTCCCTCCCTTCCAGTCATTTGCGGAGCCTGAGAATGTTGATTCCGAGGCCAAGCCTGTTGCTGATGCAGAGGAAGCATTTGAAACGCAGTTCTCAAATAATGCAGCTGAGGCGGCTAGAGCTCTCAGTACAAGTGATGATAAGTCGTCCCATGGGATAGACCCAGATGGTTCAAAGTGGTGGAAGGAGACCGGTGTAGAACAGAGGCCTGATGGTGTTGTTTGTAAGTGGACTGTAATCAGGGGAGTAAGTGCTGATGGTTCTGTTGAATTCGAAGACAAGTACTGGGAGGCTTCAGACCGGTTTGATCATAAAGAATTAGGTTCCGAGAAGTCCGGTCGTGATGCTAGGGGCAACGTTTGGAGGGAATACTGGAAGGAGTCGATGTGGCAG GACTTCACATCTGGTCTTATGCATATGGAGAAGAGCGCAGACAAGTGGGGAAAGAATGGCAAAGGGGAGCAGTGGCAAGAGAAATGGTGGGAGCAATATGATTCAAGCGGTAAAGCTGAAAAAACGGCTGATAAATGGTGCAGCTTGGATCCAAACACTCCGTTGGATGTTGGGCATGCTCATGTTTGGCATGAAAG GTGGGGTGAGACGTATGATGGCAGCGGAGGCAGCGTGAAATACACGGACAAATGGGCCGAGCGGTCAGAGGGCGACGGGTGGTCGAAATGGGGTGACAAGTGGGATGAGCATTTCGACCCTAACGGCCACGGCGTGAAGCAGGGGGAGACATGGTGGGAAGGTAAATACGGGGACCGGTGGAACCGCACCTGGGGCGAGGGCCACAACGGCTCCGGCTGGGTGCACAAGTACGGGAGGAGCAGTAGTGGCGAGCACTGGGACACTCACGAGCCGCAGGAGACGTGGTACGAGCGCTACCCGCATTTCGGCTTCCACCACTGCTTCGAGAACTCGGTGCAACTATTGTCCGTTCCCAGGCAGCCTCCAAAGAATTTCAAGCCTGGGAAATGA